The Candidatus Poribacteria bacterium nucleotide sequence AGGAAATGACTACAAGGGCGGACGGGTATCTCGATTTACGTAAAGATCTCACGCTTACCACAATGACTGTTGGGTACACGTTAGTGTACGTCTACACACCAAAGGCGACCGATTCTATGATGTTGATTGGAAGCGATGACGAAATTGCTGTTTGGTTAAACGGAACTGAAATTCATCGGAAAAGCATTGACGCTGGCGCAACGGCAGATGCAGATGCGGTTCCGTGCCAACTGAAAGCCGGATGGAATACGGTGCTATGCCAAAAAGTCGATCTTGGCTGGTCGTGGGGACTCTATTTAAGATTCACGGACGCAGATCAGATTCTCAGATACGCTACCCAACCTACAGACTAAAAATCAATTAAGCAATATTAAGAAATCAATATCAGGTTTTGAGAAAGGGTGGAAGCAGAGGAAGACTGGAAGAAACCGCGTATCCGCGCTCTTCCAAACTTCCATGCTTCCAATCTTCCAACCAATTTTGGAATCAAAAACACAATTTTAATATTGAAACTTGCTTACAGAAAGCCAAACCCCTCCTACCTGTACCCATTTTCATAGATTCAACGTTAAACGTTGTAGATACGTATATCACTAACTCAAAACAGCAATGGGGTGTATCCGATGCAGTTCAATTTTATTCAAAGGAGTAGGCAACGCCTGCTGCGAATCATACAGAAAATCGGTATTGTCGGGATGGTATTGGCAACCGTATCCGTTTCCGCGGGGACTTCCAGCATAAGCCAACGGGATATTTTTGTCGGGGCAAGTGCCCGCGCCGTCGGGATGGGCAGTGCGTTCACCGCAGGTCCCTCCGCGACCAACGGTTTTCTATGGAACCCGTCTTCATTAGGATTTATGGATGGTGTGGAAGTCAACATGGGCGGAATGCCGTTTCCGGGAAATTTCTCAAGCCGAGATCAGGCGTTTTCAGTCGCCGCGAATCCACAAACGTTCGGTGTGACGAACAGAAATCTCGGAAATGTCTCCTTCGCGACGTGGTTGGATGGATGGAAAAATAACACGACGGAATCTACTCAGATTGTCCTGTTAGGATACGGACTCGCGCTCGGACAGCGTGCCTCGGCGGGTGCGAACCTGCGCTACTATCAGAACAACACACCCATCAGAACCAATTTTCTATGGAGCGTGGACTTAGGGATGCAGTTCGCCTATCCGTTGCAAAAATGGGGTGATTCCCTAACAGTCGGCATGAATTTTTCTGAATTGAGCAACGGCATTCGTGAAAACGGTGCGCTTCTTGAGAGCGCACCTTTAGCCGCACGCTTCGGGACGACTTATGAGTTAGGTGGAGACACACTCTTTTCCGCAGATCTCGCTGTCCGAGGCGCGAATAATGTCAACTGGGGGGAACGACTCCGATTGCACTTCGGCGCGGAACATTGGTTTATTGATGGGCACGTCGGGCTGCGCTTCGGTTATACCGCTTTGACCGCTTCTGAGAGGTTTTGGAGTGGTGAATTAGCACGCGGACTGAGTTTCCGAAATTCCGCCGGACAACTTGATTATGCCTATGTGAGTGGCAGTGAATTAGAACAAGGTGTGCATTGGATCTCGGCGACATTACGTTGGGATGGAGGCGATATGGTACCTATATCGGTGGCAACCCGCACCGAGCCATCAGATGCTGAGGAAGCTGGACCGATTTTAATGCCGGAGACACTCGAAATAGACCCTGAAACGCTTGATGGAACATTGGATCTCTCTGAACCCGCAATTTCGCCAAACGGCGATGGTGTATCGGATAGCACTACATTTCGTTTGCGTCTTGGCGAAGATGACACCGTTCCCCTCCGGTGGCAGTTGGACATCCGTGATGAGTACACCGAAAGCGTATGGCAAAAATCTGGGACAGGTGTGCCAGCGGAAGGTGTGGTCTGGGGCGGTTTCTCAGATACCGGCAACTTGGTGCCTGATGGGAATTATGAGGTTCAATTCCACGTTCTCGACGCACAAGACACGCGATACCTCATGGATACCGGGACGGTGACAGTAGATCTCATTCCAACGACACTGGAACTCTTCGCGAAAACACCGACAACTGTCGGCGTGAAGGCATGGGACATCAATCCGCTTGACTATTGGAAACTTGAACTTTTCGATGCAGAAAACGTACTTATTGAGCAGGCGGAGGGAAACGGTTCACCGCCTGCCGAAGTCGTTTTAAACAAGATCCGAGCGAATCCGAACGCTGTTTACACTGGTAAGTTAGACGTTCGGGACATTGCTGGCAATCAGAGCATGGAACAGACGCAACTACAGTTTCGGGTGAGCAGTCAACCAAAAAGAGCGTCGGTATCGAGTAAGATGACGCTCATGGTAGGTTCATTTGTAGAACTTTATTACGCCGAAGCAATGGAGGAGAGATTGCGGTTGCAGAATCCCGATCAGAAGGTCGCCCTCCGTGTCGCTACTGTTGACGGAAGAACGATGCATCGCGTAACGATCGGCGAATTCAACACACGAGCAGAATCAGCAGAATTGAAGCAACACATTCAAGAGACCCTCGGAATAGAACCAGTATTGATTGCGCTCCAATAGCATCTTTTCCCTAACAACGGGTAGGTGCGGTTTCTAATCGTGCTACTCCAATCTGGTAGGTGCGGTTTCCAATCGCACCCTTTCTTTTTGTAGGAGCGAGCTTTGCTCGTGATACCCTCCGCTGGCGATGTTTCTAACCTCGCCTATCGCAAACAACTCGCCAATCAAAATTGAGACCGCAATCCTGTTCATCCTAAAATCTTGAAAATCCTGATTCAGACAATATACACTCAAATTACCAACATCTACTCACTGATGGCTGACTGCTGATTGCCGTTTATACCGAATAAAATTCCGCAGCATTGTGATAAAAAAGCCTATTTCTCTCCGCATCCGATGCATCCTCAACAGCCCATAAAAGTGCTGCGACCCATTCCTGATATGTCGCCGCCAAGGTACACACGGGCCAATCACTCCCAAACATCAACCGTTCATAACCGAAAGCCGCCACCAGATGCTGGATATACGGCTTCAGTTCCTCACGCGTCCAGTTCTCACTCGCAGTCGTCACAATCCCTGATACCTTACAGTGGACGTTCTCAAAAGAAGCGAGTTCGTTGATGTATGTTGCCCACAACTCGAATTGACCGCCTTTTATGTCGGGTCCACCGCAGTGGTTGAGGGCGTGCCGAACGTCCGGTGTCGCCTTGACGAGTTCGATTGCTGCTGGAAGTTGCGCGTGATTCGCACAGAGTTCAAAAGAGAGATCAAACTTAGCCAACAATTTCACGCCATTAATCAGTTCGGACGTGGCGTAAAACTGCGGATCAGGGTGGTGCCATGCCATCCGACGCACTCCCACGACAAGCCCGAATCCTATAAGTTGCTCAAGAATAGCCTCAACATTCGGTTTTTCAAGCGGTGCCGCCGCCGCTATTGCACCTATCATCCCATCTGTTTCGGAGATTTGTGTTAGCCACTCGACCTCCTTAACAACATCCGCTTCGGCAGGATCTCCTTCAACGTGTACCGATCTGACGACATTAAGGTCTCCAATCGCCTCGCGGTAATCTTCCGCTGTATATCGCTTTCCCAAGAGGTCGAACCCTTCTAACCAAGGGTATTCCAAATTAGAGGTGTCCCAAAGGTGTTGGTGGGTATCAATTATTTTAAGCATCTATCGCTCCTCACCTGAAAATGATTTGAATTTCGTCGAAATATCCTGTATAATTTCTTAACCGAACAGATATTCAACAGCAGCAATCAAACGTTCTTCTTGAAATCGAACCGCAAGCCTGCAACAACGGCGCAGGCGGATATACGTCGAGTAACGCGATATATCCAACCCATCTAACCGAACCGCAAGGGAAAATTAAAAATCCGCAAGGAAAATTAAAAAAAGTAAAATTAAAAGGGGTGTCTATCATGTTTTTAGGTTTCTTTGATCCGCTCTATTTTGTGTTCCTCGCACCGGGACTCGCACTGTCCCTCTACGCGACGTTCCGCACAAAATCGACATTCTCAAAATATTCAAAAGTTGGGTCGCGTAGCGGAATGACCGGCGCGCAAGCCGCCGATCTGATGCTGAAACGGCACGGTGTGAGCGGTGTCCGGATCGAACGCTCAAGTGGATGGTTAAGTGACCATTATGATCCCGGTCAGAAGGCACTTAGGTTATCCGATGATGTCTATTCAAGCCCATCGCTCTCCGCAATAGGCGTCGCGTGTCATGAAGCAGGACATGCGATGCAGGACGCACACGGCTATGCGATGCTGAACCTGCGCACCGCCCTCGTCCCCGCGACGAACTTTAGTTCGGTGTTCTCTTATATTCTGATAATGGTCGGTTTCTTCATTCAACCCTTCTTACTGCTCGGTGTCGGGCTTTTTGCGGTAGGGGTCGTCTTTTCGTTGATAACACTTCCCGTTGAGTGGGATGCGAGTAGACGCGCCAAAGTCGCAATGGCGGAAGCAGGAATGCTCACGCAAGAAGAGAATCAGCACGCCAGTAAGGTGCTCAACGCCGCATTTTTGACGTATCTCGCGGCAGCAGTGACGAGTCTCCTTACACTGCTCTACTACCTATTCCGATTGGGATTATTGGGTGGCGGTGACGAGTAATTATGTGGATGGCGCAGTGTAAAACCGCGCCTGTCAATGTCACTGAGGATTACCGATTCAATTCTTGCTATCGATATCTACACCGGGCCACTGGTCGTCCTGTTCAGTAATATCAACCACGATACCATCTGGGTCTTCTATCTTGAAGGCTTCTGAAGGTAGCTCGTCCGAATTTGGGTCATAAGGTTTGTCACCACCTAATCCTTCCCAAGTGATTGTGAAACCGAGGTCCTCACACCGCTGTGCCGCTTCTCGTAGGTTCGGAACACGAACACCGATGTGGAGGTAATCTAACATCCCGCCGACATGTTCCGGGCGATCGGGGCCGCGGTGTTGAAACACGCGAAAGTTGTGATAACCATCCGTTAGGTCGTAGCATCCGTTCATCGTTGAGTAGACTCGCAATCCGAGCGCGTCACGCCAAAAGCGGATGCTTTTTTCTAAATCGGTCGTCCGGACGCCGATGTGTACAAGTGTTGTTGACATAGGATATCTCCTTTTGTTACGGCATACGGAGTATGCCTATTACTTTAGATCCAGACAGTCGGTTCCCGGTTTTCTGCGCGATGCTCATAGAGCAATTTGACATCATCCGGTAACTTATCGAACGTTTCGCCGGGAATCGTGGCGGTGTTCGCACCAAAGAGTTCTAAATTCAACCACCACGGCGCGTATCTGACGACAACTGCAGTCCGTTTACCGGCACTCGGATTTTCTGCGTTGGAGTGCCAAATCCGGCTGTCCATGATGAGGACGCTGCCCGCGCTGCCAATGGCTTGCATTTCTCCATCAATTGGGTTCCGATCACCAATGTTGTCTTCTTTGCCTCTGGGGTTCCGAAGATCTACATGCGTTTTGGGGACAATCCAAGTCCCTCCGTTTTCTGTTGTGAATTCGGAAAGCATCCAGAGGGTCGTGATACCGATGACAGCACTCGGAAACGGCTGCGGAATGTGCCATTTCTGGTTCAGATCATAGGGGAAATCGGAGTGGTATGCACGCACCAATTCGTAATGTGGAGGTCGAATCTTATACTCAGTTTGTGAAATACGCACTTGTGGTCCAAGTAACTGCTGGAGAGTGATGAGGAGCCGCTCGTTCGCAAGGTGCGCGGCGAACTTTGGCATGAAACTGATGACGTTACGTCCCCATACACCGTGCTCTTTTCTAAACTCGTTATAATCCGCTTCAGACGTTTCTACCTCTTCGCGAACCTCATCAACGACATCGGCGGGAATAACGTTCTCTAAGACGCACCAGCCTTCTTCCCGTAGTTGCGTAACGTGAGGTTCGATCGTTTCTAATAGATTGTCGGTTTCCATTGATGTCTCCTTTTGGGTGCGGCGATATCGATGTGCCGCTTGCAAAAACGCCGCAAATTCTCTAACAGAGTCGCGACTTAACCGAAAACCTGCTTGTAATGAAATTAGGTCTCCTTAAATGGCATAATTTGTCTTTGCTTTACATTTGGAAAGCCGTCCGGGAGCCCCTAAATTAAAAGCCTGTTTCTCGCTCACGGTTGTAACGGACTGCTATCTTGATGAGCGGTGCAAGCCGCATCACCTTACCAAGGGAGCCGATGACACCAATCTCGCGTGTCGTTATCGCTCCCATAACGTTGAGTTCGCCTGTCCAAAATTTGTAGGCAGTGTCACCTGTCATAGTGAGTTCAACATCTGGAGAAGTGCCGTCACAGGTGCCGCACGCAAGGGTATATT carries:
- a CDS encoding SPOR domain-containing protein yields the protein MQFNFIQRSRQRLLRIIQKIGIVGMVLATVSVSAGTSSISQRDIFVGASARAVGMGSAFTAGPSATNGFLWNPSSLGFMDGVEVNMGGMPFPGNFSSRDQAFSVAANPQTFGVTNRNLGNVSFATWLDGWKNNTTESTQIVLLGYGLALGQRASAGANLRYYQNNTPIRTNFLWSVDLGMQFAYPLQKWGDSLTVGMNFSELSNGIRENGALLESAPLAARFGTTYELGGDTLFSADLAVRGANNVNWGERLRLHFGAEHWFIDGHVGLRFGYTALTASERFWSGELARGLSFRNSAGQLDYAYVSGSELEQGVHWISATLRWDGGDMVPISVATRTEPSDAEEAGPILMPETLEIDPETLDGTLDLSEPAISPNGDGVSDSTTFRLRLGEDDTVPLRWQLDIRDEYTESVWQKSGTGVPAEGVVWGGFSDTGNLVPDGNYEVQFHVLDAQDTRYLMDTGTVTVDLIPTTLELFAKTPTTVGVKAWDINPLDYWKLELFDAENVLIEQAEGNGSPPAEVVLNKIRANPNAVYTGKLDVRDIAGNQSMEQTQLQFRVSSQPKRASVSSKMTLMVGSFVELYYAEAMEERLRLQNPDQKVALRVATVDGRTMHRVTIGEFNTRAESAELKQHIQETLGIEPVLIALQ
- a CDS encoding amidohydrolase family protein produces the protein MLKIIDTHQHLWDTSNLEYPWLEGFDLLGKRYTAEDYREAIGDLNVVRSVHVEGDPAEADVVKEVEWLTQISETDGMIGAIAAAAPLEKPNVEAILEQLIGFGLVVGVRRMAWHHPDPQFYATSELINGVKLLAKFDLSFELCANHAQLPAAIELVKATPDVRHALNHCGGPDIKGGQFELWATYINELASFENVHCKVSGIVTTASENWTREELKPYIQHLVAAFGYERLMFGSDWPVCTLAATYQEWVAALLWAVEDASDAERNRLFYHNAAEFYSV
- a CDS encoding VOC family protein; translated protein: MSTTLVHIGVRTTDLEKSIRFWRDALGLRVYSTMNGCYDLTDGYHNFRVFQHRGPDRPEHVGGMLDYLHIGVRVPNLREAAQRCEDLGFTITWEGLGGDKPYDPNSDELPSEAFKIEDPDGIVVDITEQDDQWPGVDIDSKN
- a CDS encoding SCP2 sterol-binding domain-containing protein, producing MAIFETPDQLYSYINKLFEEIATLPEAKEALKSLTLNVQFNYSAPDCKMTLTASNGEYTLACGTCDGTSPDVELTMTGDTAYKFWTGELNVMGAITTREIGVIGSLGKVMRLAPLIKIAVRYNRERETGF
- a CDS encoding phytanoyl-CoA dioxygenase family protein, whose translation is METDNLLETIEPHVTQLREEGWCVLENVIPADVVDEVREEVETSEADYNEFRKEHGVWGRNVISFMPKFAAHLANERLLITLQQLLGPQVRISQTEYKIRPPHYELVRAYHSDFPYDLNQKWHIPQPFPSAVIGITTLWMLSEFTTENGGTWIVPKTHVDLRNPRGKEDNIGDRNPIDGEMQAIGSAGSVLIMDSRIWHSNAENPSAGKRTAVVVRYAPWWLNLELFGANTATIPGETFDKLPDDVKLLYEHRAENREPTVWI
- a CDS encoding zinc metallopeptidase, with amino-acid sequence MFLGFFDPLYFVFLAPGLALSLYATFRTKSTFSKYSKVGSRSGMTGAQAADLMLKRHGVSGVRIERSSGWLSDHYDPGQKALRLSDDVYSSPSLSAIGVACHEAGHAMQDAHGYAMLNLRTALVPATNFSSVFSYILIMVGFFIQPFLLLGVGLFAVGVVFSLITLPVEWDASRRAKVAMAEAGMLTQEENQHASKVLNAAFLTYLAAAVTSLLTLLYYLFRLGLLGGGDE